One Pleuronectes platessa chromosome 20, fPlePla1.1, whole genome shotgun sequence DNA window includes the following coding sequences:
- the apodb gene encoding apolipoprotein Db, whose protein sequence is MSSLYLLLLLLPLVAAQTIHWGPCPTPKVQPGFNLQQYLGRWYEIEKLPASFERGKCIEANYSLRKDGTIRVLNSQFYQNKTRTGEGTAVVRDPREAAKLGVSFSYFSPYSPYWVLSTDYTGFTIVYSCNDVLRVFHVDFAWILTRSRFPPQETVQHAKDLMTSEGIDLSGMKATDQTGCRDE, encoded by the exons ATGTCTTCCCTctacctcctcctgctgctgctccccctggtggcagctCAGACTATTCACTGGGGTCCCTGCCCCACACCCAAAGTTCAGCCCGGCTTCAACCTCCAACAG TATCTGGGGAGATGGTACGAGATCGAGAAGCTTCCTGCTTCATTTGAAAGAGGAAAGTGCATCGAAGCGAACTATTCTCTGAGGAAAGATGGAACCATCCGGGTTCTCAACTCTCAGTTCTA tcAGAACAAGACGAGGACGGGCGAAGGGACGGCGGTGGTTCGAGACCCGAGAGAAGCAGCCAAACTGGGAGTCAGCTTCTCATACT TCTCTCCCTACAGCCCGTACTGGGTTCTGTCCACTGACTACACCGGTTTCACCATCGTGTACTCGTGCAACGACGTCCTCCGCGTGTTCCACGTGGACTTCGCCTGGATCCTCACCCGCTCACGGTTCCCTCCTCAGGAGACGGTGCAGCACGCCAAAGACCTGATGACCAGCGAGGGAATCGACCTGAGCGGGATGAAGGCCACAGATCAGACTGGCTGCAGAGACGAGTGA
- the LOC128426149 gene encoding apolipoprotein D, whose product MSSLYLLLLLLPLVAAQTWHWGPCPSPPVQPSFNLQQYLGRWYEIEKLPASFERGKCIEANYSLKKDGTIRVLNSQFYENETSTAEGTAVVRDPREAAKLGVSFSYFSPYSPYWVLSTDYTNFTIVYSCTDFFRLVRVDFAWILTRSRFPPRETVLHAKDLMTSEGIDLSGMKATDQTGCRDE is encoded by the exons ATGTCTTCCCTctacctcctcctgctgctgctccccctggtggcagctCAGACGTGGCACTGGGGTCCCTGCCCCTCACCCCCAGTTCAGCCCAGCTTCAACCTCCAGCAG TATCTGGGGAGATGGTACGAGATCGAGAAGCTTCCTGCTTCATTTGAAAGAGGAAAGTGCATCGAGGCGAACTATTCTCTGAAGAAAGATGGAACCATCCGGGTGCTCAACTCTCAGTTCTA TGAGAACGAGACGAGCACGGCTGAAGGGACGGCGGTGGTTCGAGACCCGAGAGAAGCAGCCAAACTGGGAGTCAGCTTCTCGTACT TCTCTCCCTACAGCCCGTACTGGGTTCTCTCCACCGACTACACCAATTTCACCATCGTGTACTCGTGCACCGACTTCTTCCGCCTGGTCCGCGTGGACTTCGCCTGGATCCTCACCCGCTCACGGTTCCCTCCTCGGGAGACGGTGCTTCACGCCAAAGACCTGATGACCAGCGAGGGAATCGACCTGAGCGGGATGAAGGCCACAGATCAGACTGGCTGCAGAGACGAGTGA